The sequence ATTCGGTCGGCGAGACCGGCCGCCTCGGCGGCACCAAGCGCCGCGAGATCGGCCACGGCAAGCTGGCCTGGCGCGCGATCCATCCGGTGCTGCCGCCGCACCACGAATTCCCCTACACCACGCGCGTGGTGTCGGAAATCACCGAGTCCAACGGCTCCTCGTCGATGGCGTCGGTCTGCGGCGCCTCGCTCGCGCTGATGGATGCCGGCGTGCCGCTGAAGCGGCCGACCGCGGGCATCGCGATGGGCCTGATCCTCGAAGACAAGCGCTATGCGGTTCTCTCGGACATCCTCGGTGACGAAGACCATCTCGGCGACATGGACTTCAAGGTGGCCGGGACGGAGCAGGGCATCACCTCGCTCCAGATGGACATCAAGATCGAGGGCATCACCGAAGAGATCATGAAGGTGGCGCTCGGCCAGGCCAAGGAAGGTCGCATCCATATCCTGGGTGAGATGTCCAAGGCGCTGACTGCCGCGCGCGCCGAGCTCGGCGAATACGCGCCGCGCATCGAGACCTTCAAGATCGCGACCGACAAGATCCGCGAAGTGATCGGCACCGGCGGCAAGGTGATCCGCGAGATCGTCGAGAAGACCGGCGCCAAGGTCAACATCGAGGACGACGGCACCGTCAAGGTCGCCTCCAGCGACGGCGAGGCCATGAAGGCGGCGATCAAGTGGATCAAGTCGATCGCGTCCGATCCGGAAGTCGGCCAGATCTATGACGGCACCGTCGTCAAGGTCATGGAGTTCGGCGCCTTCGTGAACTTCTTCGGCTCCAAGGACGGTCTCGTCCACATCAGCCAGCTCGCTTCGTCGCGCGTGCAGAAGACCTCCGACGTCGTCAAGGAAGGCGACAAGGTCAAGGTCAAGCTGCTCGGCTTCGACGACCGCGGCAAGACCCGCCTGTCGATGAAGGTGGTCGACCAGACCACCGGCGAAGACCTCGAAGGCAAGGGCGAGGGCGAGAAGGCTCCGCGCGAAGCCGCCGGCGAGTAAGCTCTCGCGACAGTCCAGAAACACGAAGGGCGGCCGAAAGGCCGCCCTTTTTGTTAGCCGTTTGCGGCCGGCTTTACCGGATTGGCCATGCGCGATTCCGCCGCAGCGCCGGAGAGACCGGGATCGAAACCGACGATGGTTGGTGATGCGTACCTATCGTACCGCCCTACGCTTCAGCGGATCGTCCCCAGACAGGAGAACCGAATGACATCCATATCCCGGCGTCGTCTCATGTTCGCTGCAACCGGCCTCGTCGCGGCGGCCGCGGCTCCACGCATCGCGTTTGCACAAGCCGCCGCGGCGCCCGCAGGGCCGTTCAAGCTCGATCCGCTCGCCTATCCGGCGAATGCGCTGGAACCGCATATCGATGCCAAGACGATGGAGATCCATCATGACCGCCATCACCAGGCGTTCATCACCAACCTGAACAATTTCGCCAAGGACAATCCGCAGATCGCGGGAAAGCCGGTCGGCGAAGTTCTGGGCAACCTCGGCGCCGTCCCGGACGCCATCCGCACCGGCGTCCGCAACAACATGGGCGGCCACGCCAACCACACCATGTTCTGGCAGATCATGGGACCGAACGGCGGCAAGCCGGACGGTGCCTTGCTCACCGCAATCGACGGCGATCTCGGAGGCATGGAGAAGCTGCAGGCCGACTTCAA comes from Bradyrhizobium sp. CCGE-LA001 and encodes:
- a CDS encoding superoxide dismutase yields the protein MTSISRRRLMFAATGLVAAAAAPRIAFAQAAAAPAGPFKLDPLAYPANALEPHIDAKTMEIHHDRHHQAFITNLNNFAKDNPQIAGKPVGEVLGNLGAVPDAIRTGVRNNMGGHANHTMFWQIMGPNGGKPDGALLTAIDGDLGGMEKLQADFNAAGGRVFGSGWVFVTVSKDGKLAIETRPNQDNPMMEGKRALLGNDVWEHAYYLNYQNRRADYLKAWWNTVNWKVVGERYAAAKAGTLEV